The Pochonia chlamydosporia 170 chromosome 1, whole genome shotgun sequence genome window below encodes:
- a CDS encoding CUE domain-containing protein (similar to Cordyceps militaris CM01 XP_006674133.1) — MSTPTETNKTTTESGAESPTTARPLEMDDDDVQDTSVIADDAAGAKANTAANTTTSETPAAATPGAEPTTQQSSTEAAPPKPPRPLTEAQKNEMILKEAFPTVDDNVIKAVLRASGGKVEPAFNALLEMTDPDAVKNEPEAVPPPQPPRPEGRAQMSQVEADELYARQLAEHYDNVGAYEARTSSRSRDAGQNQGLGGDEREHSFMDDDFPVIRENLRKGFLDTQTKVNGWITGLRKKIEESFDETEENTQRQGQPFRRPGETSRRSGDYDRYDADPQVLSDDFAGIRLSADGSAAQGRPMVNSGIHRPPPPSSSPRPGNGRRVGFKEETEEINMYDASPTVPPKDTPPSSGTKASKWQPLSAVEPSPITDNDPFSLGDSEDEKEASKEKPKDSKLDDNERLKKAAAEAMADNLMEPSKDGASADKKS, encoded by the exons ATGTCGACTCCAACAGAAACG AACAAAACCACGACAGAGTCCGGCGCGGAATCGCCCACGACAGCCAGACCACTCgaaatggacgacgacgatgtgCAAGACACCAGCGTCATCGCTGACGATGCCGCAGgggccaaagccaacaccgctgccaacaccaccacatcagAGACACCTGCAGCGGCGACCCCTGGTGCcgagccaacaacacaacaatCATCAACAGAAGctgcaccaccaaagcctCCTCGACCCTTGACCGAAGCTCAGAAGAACGAGATGATCTTGAAAGAAGCGTTTCCGACTGTAGAtgacaatgtcatcaaagcTGTACTTAGAGCTAGCGGTGGCAAAGTCGAACCAGCTTTCAATGCGTTGTTGG AAATGACCGATCCCGATGCTGTCAAGAACGAACCCGAGGCAGTGCCACCGCCGCAACCCCCTCGCCCGGAAGGCCGAGCCCAAATGTCCCAAGTTGAGGCAGATGAGCTCTACGCCCGCCAGTTAGCTGAGCACTATGATAATGTCGGCGCATACGAGGCTCGCACGTCGAGCCGCAGCCGCGATGCCGGACAAAACCAAGGCCTCGGTGGCGATGAACGGGAGCATAGTTTCATGGACGACGACTTCCCTGTAATCCGCGAGAATTTGCGCAAAGGATTTCTCGATACGCAAACCAAAGTCAATGGATGGATTACGGGCCTGCgaaagaagattgaagaGAGCTTTGATGAGACCGAAGAGAATACGCAACGACAGGGTCAACCTTTCCGTCGGCCAGGCGAAACCAGTCGCCGAAGTGGTGACTACGACCGTTATGATGCGGATCCTCAAGTACTCAGCGACGACTTTGCAGGCATCAGATTGTCTGCGGACGGAT CCGCCGCTCAAGGTAGACCAATGGTCAACTCGGGCATTCATAGACCCCCTCCACCGTCGAGCTCACCGAGACCCGGTAATGGCCGAAGAGTAGGATTCAAAGAGGAAACGGAGGAGATCAACATGTACGACGCTTCGCCTACGGTTCCTCCGAAGGATACACCTCCTAGTTCAGGCACAAAGGCGAGCAAGTGGCAGCCCCTGTCTGCGGTCGAACCGAGCCCCATCACGGACAATGATCCCTTCAGCCTAGGTGATAGCGAGGATGAAAAGGAAGCGAGTAAGGAGAAGCCTAAGGATTCCAAGCTTGATGACAATGAACGTCTCAAGAAGGCCGCAGCGGAGGCTATGGCTGACAACTTGATGGAGCCATCAAAGGACGGAGCGTCGgcagacaagaagagctAG
- a CDS encoding carboxylesterase family protein (similar to Metarhizium robertsii ARSEF 23 XP_007817931.2): protein MAHSSSQHHVAQSFDIFDDDPSLAKDRNFPVTATGGGDVLRELSHGQSQRRVTPASGFAVSSSLAKSPQRGAASPENKTPNSQIGGRTSRARRPQVDSETFEPLGAVPEETSSLIENEEDLIAISPNAKSSEVKATPLDLDSYSNNQKMDGPKAINSPVSVGMSQVPPPPYPGTPLKVPDVVSMVEQALSPSLSVVSERSPSLAAGSSRTGSFSIPRIEDSLEELDRLEEELEAVHDLTRTRAPADANEKGPKVSQSNPAPISDVKAPTAAVSKRASIAGYSATVRVKPSQKERPSLRRSASLTLREKRQGQQGSSESPKPEATVSRGQSSISRLSTPKYPFKSAKPPTVPKFELPGEAVARRLKEQREARQAQQQAAAQKTQAPAPKPRTNKPLPKPTFELPGEAISRRKREEREAKLKAEEEEQRKRREFKARPVRQSIGPASLPRETLTSRARQSRGSPETNGDNDNQVAQRKRMSVSTVRSSLVSSQVGSSPQARGRNSAILNNSAAEISRATSTSTGSVSGKRVSISQEELHVQRQRGKDIFTRDNCYTQDRAQGKREREMAAKTAREQAAERSRIASREWAEKKRRKELAAKQGKSDQV from the exons ATGGCTCATAGTTCATCGCAGCACCATGTTGCCCAAAGCTTCGATATCTTTGACGACGACCCGTCTCTAGCTAAGGACAGAAACTTCCCTGTCACTGCCACAGGAGGAGGCGACGTGCTTAGAGAGCTGTCGCATGGCCAAAGTCAGCGTCGTGTAACGCCAGCAAGCGGATTTGCTGTCAGCTCATCATTGGCAAAGAGTCCGCAAAGGGGAGCCGCATCGCCTGAGAACAAGACGCCAAATTCTCAGATCGGTGGGCGAACAAGTCGTGCCCGACGTCCGCAAGTTGATTCCGAGACATTTGAGCCTCTTGGTGCTGTGCCAGAAGAAACTAGCAGCCTTATAGAGAACGAAGAAGATCTTATTGCTATTTCACCCAATGCAAAATCCAGTGAGGTGAAAG CAACACCACTTGACCTAGATTCATATTCCAATAACCAGAAGATGGATGGCCCAAAAGCCATAAACAGTCCGGTCTCTGTGGGAATGTCACAGGTGCCGCCTCCTCCATATCCCGGCACTCCCTTGAAAGTTCCCGATGTTGTGAGCATGGTAGAGCAAGCGCTCTCGCCGTCTCTCAGTGTCGTGAGTGAAAGAAGTCCAAGTCTTGCCGCTGGCTCATCACGAACGGGGTCTTTTTCTATCCCCCGAATTGAGGACTCGCTGGAAGAACTAGACAGACTGGAAGAGGAACTTGAGGCAGTTCACGACCTCACCCGCACTCGCGCGCCTGCGGATGCCAACGAGAAGGGCCCAAAAGTTTCCCAATCTAACCCTGCCCCCATTTCCGATGTGAAAGCACCTACGGCGGCGGTGTCCAAGCGAGCCTCTATTGCCGGGTATTCTGCGACAGTTCGCGTCAAGCCTTCTCAGAAAGAGAGGCCATCCTTGAGAAGGTCTGCATCATTGACGCTTCGGGAGAAGAGACAGGGGCAGCAGGGTTCTTCGGAAAGTCCCAAGCCAGAGGCCACCGTTTCTCGAGGTCAATCGAGCATCAGTCGCCTCAGCACACCCAAGTACCCTTTCAAGTCGGCCAAACCACCTACGGTGCCCAAATTCGAGTTGCCCGGAGAAGCTGTTGCTCGACGTTTGAAGGAGCAGCGTGAGGCCCGCCAAGCCCAGCAGCAGGCGGCGGCCCAGAAAACTCAGGCTCCCGctccaaagccaagaacCAACAAGCCTTTGCCAAAACCAACATTTGAGTTGCCGGGTGAAGCCATCTCACGGCGCAAACGAGAGGAACGAGAGGCGAAGCTCaaagctgaggaagaagagcaacgAAAGAGGCGAGAGTTCAAGGCTCGGCCTGTACGGCAAAGTATTGGACCAGCCTCGCTTCCCCGTGAAACCTTGACCAGCCGAGCTCGTCAAAGCCGAGGCTCCCCGGAAACAAACGGTGATAATGACAATCAGGTAGCCCAGCGAAAACGCATGTCTGTCAGTACTGTTCGCTCTAGCCTAGTTTCGTCTCAGGTTGGAAGCTCCCCTCAGGCTAGGGGGCGGAACTCTGCAATACTCAACAATTCCGCTGCTGAAATCAGTCGGGCAACATCTACATCGACAGGCAGTGTCAGCGGCAAACGAGTTTCGATATCACAGGAGGAACTACACGTGCAGAGGCAACGAGGGAAAGACATTTTTACACGAGACAACTGTTATACGCAAGACAGAGCACAAGGAAAGCGAGAGAGAGaaatggcggccaagacagcaCGGGAACAAGCTGCTGAACGCTCTAGAATTGCGAGTCGAGAGTGGGCCGAGAAGAAGCGTCGCAAAGAGTTGGCCGCAAAGCAGGGTAAATCCGATCAGGTCTAA
- a CDS encoding retrograde transporter (similar to Metarhizium acridum CQMa 102 XP_007812117.1): protein MAFLILVIGDLHIPDRALDIPAKFKKLLAPGKIGQTLCLGNLTDKHTYEYLRSITPDLKIVKGRNDVEATSLPLTQVVTHGSIRIGFLEGFTLVSSEPDLLLAEANRLDVDVLCWGGTHKFDAFEYMDKFFVNPGSATGAFLNSWGGVGEDPTPSFCLMDVQGISLTLYVYQLRKDDKGNENVAVEKVTYTKPVEAAGNSS from the exons ATGgccttcctcatcctcgtcatcggGGACCTACACATCCCCGACCGCGCTCTCGACATCCCAGCCAAA TTCAAAAAACTCCTCGCCCCCGGCAAGATCGGCCAAACCCTCTGCCTCGGCAACCTCACCGACAAACACACCTACGAATACCTCCGCTCCATAACGCCAGACCTCAAAATCGTCAAGGGCCGCAACGACGTCGAGGCCACGTCCCTCCCGCTCACACAGGTCGTCACCCACGGCAGCATCAGGATCGGCTTCCTCGAGGGCTTCACCCTGGTGTCGAGCGAGCCGGATTTACTGCTCGCAGAGGCGAATAGgctggatgtggatgtgTTGTGTTGGGGCGGCACCCACAAGTTCGATGCGTTTGAGTACATGGACAAGTTCTTCGTGAACCCGGGGAGTGCGACGGGTGCGTTTTTGAATTCGTGGGGCGGCGTGGGCGAGGATCCTACGCCGAGCTTTTGTCTGATGGAT GTTCAAGGGATTTCTCTTACCTTGTACGTCTATCAACTTcgcaaagacgacaaggGGAATGAGAATGTGGCTGTGGAGAAAGTCACGTATACGAAACCAGTCGAGGCAGCGGGCAATTCATCGTGA
- a CDS encoding transmembrane alpha-helix domain-containing protein (similar to Metarhizium robertsii ARSEF 23 XP_007817932.1) — protein MSDSSRGSGNQTGGQGSSPGQTSSPSSPPPNTTSSPQSSTSSPPPTTSSSPPPPPPTTSSSTSPPPTTSTSTSPSSTSSTPSSTTPPTTSAPPPTTSTTVVTVTPTNSVTTTEVVVSTTIPTGTTPTTSAKSSTSTTATPINPGGDGNGSGLSQPAKVAIGVVVPIAAIAILALVGLFWWRKRRARQESEEERRKEVEDYAYNPNADPTIPAVGLGSDAYEMREEGGSGYRGWGSTTAAGSMGRKASTTMSGGMTAGTFSEGGHTRGNLSETKTDPTLEGSSSPDGEILGAMGPSAANNRGGDVRRGPSNASSSYSATGRSEGSDGGMYANGGAYYDQYGQNPYGDQRAQELGGQAVIRDNPARRNTRIENPSHFPQQSAGIAQNF, from the coding sequence atgtctgACTCTAGTCGCGGCTCAGGCAACCAGACGGGCGGACAGGGCAGCTCTCCGGGGCAGACAAGTTCTCCgtcatcgccgccgccgaacaCAACATCTAGTCCACAGTCATCTACATCGTCGCCGCCTCCGACGACATCCTCTAGTCCACCTCCGCCACCCCCGACAACTAGTTCGTCAACCTCACCTccgccaaccacatcaacatcgacaagTCCTTCTTCGACGTCGTCAACACCGAGTTCTACCACTCCGCCAACAACCTCAGCTCCTCCGCCCACAACATCTACCACGGTCGTTACTGTTACACCTACAAATTCAGTTACAACCACCGAGGTCGTCGTCTCCACGACAATACCAACTGGCACGACACCAACCACTtcggcaaagtcatcaacgtcaacgacCGCTACTCCTATTAACCCTGGTGGCGATGGAAACGGCAGCGGTCTGAGCCAGCCTGCCAAGGTTGCCATTGGAGTTGTTGTGCCCATTGCTGCTATTGCCATACTGGCCCTTGTTGGTTTGTTCTGGTGGCGAAAAAGACGGGCTCGACAAGAATCTGAAGAGGAACGCCgcaaggaggtggaggacTACGCTTACAATCCAAACGCTGATCCTACGATACCGgctgttggacttggttCGGATGCATACGAAATGCGTGAGGAGGGAGGCTCGGGATATCGTGGCTGGGGATCGActactgctgctggttcCATGGGTCGCAAGGCGTCTACGACAATGTCTGGCGGCATGACTGCCGGTACCTTCTCAGAGGGCGGACACACTCGGGGCAATCTCTCGGAAACCAAGACCGACCCAACTCTGGAAGGATCGTCCTCTCCTGATGGCGAAATCCTAGGTGCCATGGGCCCATCGGCCGCAAACAATCGTGGTGGTGACGTTCGCCGTGGCCCATCGAATGCATCGTCCTCCTATAGTGCCACAGGTCGATCTGAGGGCTCTGACGGCGGCATGTACGCCAATGGCGGCGCTTACTATGATCAATACGGCCAGAACCCGTATGGCGACCAGAGAGCTCAGGAGCTCGGCGGCCAGGCCGTCATAAGGGATAACCCGGCGCGACGCAACACTCGTATTGAGAATCCATCACATTTCCCTCAGCAAAGCGCGGGTATTGCCCAGAATTTCTGA
- a CDS encoding ATP-dependent RNA helicase DHX8 (similar to Aspergillus terreus NIH2624 XP_001209582.1): protein MADFSLDTSFIPALHRPAALLPIAKHRDSLLYVIETYQVTIVIGQTGSGKTTQIPQFLEKAGWCADGKVIGVTQPRRVAATTVALRVADEVGCEVGKEVGYSIRFEDVTSSATRIKFLTDGLLIREALVDPLLSRYSVIMVDEAHERSISTDVLLGLLKKIRRKRPDLRIIVSSATLQAEDFLKFFTSTSEDQQPASNGDSSPEIGKIVNLEGRTYPIDILYLESPAENYVERAIDTVIDIHTQEGEGDILVFLTGREEIDNAIQAVAERIGQAGDQYGNLQPLPLYAGLSSEEQMHVFDKAPDGKRKVIFSTNIAEASVTIDGIVYVVDCGFVKLRAYNPKTGIETLTATPTSKASASQRAGRAGRTKPGKCFRLYTEESYQSLPEANPPEIQRSNLAPIILQLKALGIDNVVRFDYLSPPPSELMSKALELLFSLGALDEYAKLTRPLGFRMAELAVEPMMAKTLLSAPSFNCLSEILTIAAMTSLGTSVWFYHEGEQKAMESSRRKFAAEEGDHLTLLNAYTAFVTNGKKEARFCHENHLNYKSMTRAVSIRAQLKRYLERFNIQVDESLAASRPPEADMKNKAEQIRRCLTSGYFAHAARMQPDGTFRNVEGGTVMHAHPSSLLFNRKADWVIFHEIMETGQKTFIRDVTKIEKGWLLEYAKEYYTVTDTRIGN, encoded by the exons ATGGCAGACTTCAGCCTCGACACCAGCTTCATTCCCGCGCTACACAGACCAGCGGCACTACTGCCCATAGCCAAACACCGGGACAGCCTGTTGTATGTCATCGAAACATATCAAGTCACCATAGTGATAGGTCAGACAGGTTCCGGAAAAACGACACAGATACCCCAGTTTCTAGAAAAAGCGGGATGGTGCGCAGACGGCAAGGTCATTGGCGTAACTCAA CCCAGGCGAGTCGCGGCAACGACAGTCGCTCTTCGTGTTGCCGACGAGGTTGGGTGCGAGGTGGGCAAGGAAGTTGGCTACTCTATCCGTTTCGAGGATGTCACGTCGTCAGCGACGCGTATCAAGTTCCTCACCGATGGCTTGCTCATTCGAGAAGCGTTGGTTGACCCGCTGCTAAGCAGATACTCAGTTATCATGGTTGACGAGGCTCATGAGCGCTCAATCAGCACAGATGTGCTCCTGGGACTACTGAAGAAGATCCGTAGGAAAAGACCAGACCTAAGGATAATTGTCAGCAGCGCCACGTTGCAGGCTGAAGACTTCCTCAAGTTTTTCACTAGCACTAGCGAAGACCAACAACCGGCGAGCAACGGAGATAGCTCGCCCGAGATTGGGAAAATCGTAAATCTAGAAGGCAGGACATATCCAATCGATATACTGTATTTGGAATCTCCCGCGGAAAACTATGTCGAAAGGGCTATCGACACTGTGATTGACATCCACAcgcaagaaggagagggtgatatcctcgtcttcctGACCGGTCGCGAAGAGATTGACAATGCAATCCAGGCCGTGGCCGAAAGAAttggccaagctggagatCAATATGGCAACCTACAACCGCTGCCGCTGTACGCTGGCCTGTCTTCAGAGGAACAAATGCACGTCTTTGATAAGGCGCCCGACGGTAAGCGCAAGGTCATATTCTCGACAAACATTGCAGAGGCATCCGTCACAATCGATGGGATAGTCTACGTCGTTGATTGCGGCTTCGTCAAATTACGCGCCTACAATCCCAAAACCGGAATTGAAACACTCACTGCAACCCCAACATCCAAGGCGTCTGCTTCACAGCGAGCCGGTCGTGCCGGCAGAACGAAACCTGGGAAATGTTTCCGTCTCTACACCGAAGAAAGCTACCAAAGCTTACCAGAGGCCAACCCGCCCGAGATACAGAGATCCAACCTAGCGCCAATTATACTGCAGCTCAAGGCCCTTGGGATTGACAACGTCGTGCGATTCGACTACCTATCACCGCCTCCCTCGGAACTCATGTCCAAGGCATTAGAGCTTCTCTTCTCCCTCGGAGCACTAGACGAGTACGCAAAGCTCACGCGACCACTGGGTTTCCGCATGGCAGAACTCGCCGTCGAGCCCATGATGGCTAAAACGTTGCTCTCTGCGCCATCATTCAACTGCCTAAGCGAAATCCTCACCATCGCAGCCATGACCAGCCTCGGCACAAGCGTCTGGTTTTACCACGAAGGCGAGCAAAAAGCCATGGAGAGCTCGCGCCGCAAATTtgccgccgaagaaggcGATCATCTCACGCTGCTCAACGCATACACGGCGTTTGTCACAAACGGCAAGAAGGAAGCACGGTTCTGTCACGAAAATCACCTCAACTACAAATCCATGACACGTGCGGTCAGTATTCGTGCACAATTGAAGCGGTACCTAGAGCGTTTCAACATCCAGGTCGACGAGTCACTGGCTGCCAGTCGACCGCCCGAGGCGGATatgaagaacaaggctgaGCAGATTCGGCGATGTTTAACATCGGGTTACTTTGCGCATGCAGCTCGTATGCAGCCTGATGGAACGTTTCGCAATGTCGAAGGCGGTACGGTTATGCACGCTCATCCGAGCTCGTTGCTGTTTAATAGGAAGGCAGATTGGGTCATATTTCATGAGATTATGGAAACTGGGCAGAAGACTTTTATCCGGGATGTGACCAAGATTGAGAAggggtggttgttggaataCGCGAAGGAGTATTATACAGTGACCGATACTAGAATTGGGAATTGA
- a CDS encoding shugoshin (similar to Metarhizium acridum CQMa 102 XP_007812118.1) — translation MARLNEAPMSADTLETLRKKMLRQNRDLAKSNNVRALRIRELESECALMLSENLELRSRILELEKQVEDNEARRIADHALAIKAKLEAQLTEWGSLLSGLGLEPPMKRHSPRIRKSINKRMSFAAGRPSPSQRRLRDIAREIEELGHISENRSSSRQSLNPEQIRALRSEADSADFEAPATQRYVYPEPIKVDSPPRRELAKPELSSPRKAIEPPVSLSSPRANKAVEPSLPSPEKKRKEPVSRPQKVAAQPGTPAPESVTTSVRTGSKRKFAQDESENAPPRQTANENTVPRCTADKVSIREKAGGKTLKELAHIRKEAREKQVTTGTGRKPLASKSTNDDISSPRKNSRPVVRDEVAVAKAEMAKPKVVKERSKSKAKLDSATKVTLAPVTEIVPPTTTTVTSELALPIPEPALMSPNSPEPASVGDAQRGDTPPPADISSSGETARGSRRNRTTISYAEPNLRDKMRRPTKELFDAVAGEGKYARRASQCDQPTSDGPKIKRESDAGDSLGRIPCATSESGAPEPGSIPASPLAKKSSNQDDVPAAVSTERRRRTSAQSRAAEFAADLSMEGDENENGDVDIYEFSSSSPQHDDDAPAETTRTTRRRGGANTRRRSAAVDSEESGTAKERSVSRRRSMMV, via the exons ATGGCTAGACTCAACGAAGCACCAATGTCTGCGGACACCCTCGAAACGC TTCGAAAGAAGATGCTACGGCAGAATAGAGATCTTGCAAAGTCAAACAACGTACGCGCCCTGCGGATCAGGGAATTAGAAAGCGAATGCGCCCTTATGCTCTCGGAAAACCTGGAGCTCCGAAGCCGAATTCTGGAACTCGAGAAGCAAGTTGAGGACAACGAGGCCAGACGGATAGCAGACCACGCATTGGCAATCAAGGCTAAGCTAGAAGCACAACTTACGGAATGGGGTAGTCTTCTGTCCGGCTTGGGATTGGAACCCCCTATGAAAAGACACTCTCCTCGAATTCGCAAGTCCATCAACAAGCGCATGAGCTTTGCTGCTGGCAGGCCAAGCCCGTCGCAGCGGAGGTTGCGCGATATCGCCAGAGAAATTGAGGAACTTGGCCACATATCTGAAAACAGGTCATCCTCGCGACAGTCGTTGAA TCCTGAGCAAATACGAGCTCTGAGATCCGAAGCCGACTCCGCCGACTTCGAGGCTCCTGCGACGCAGCGATACGTCTATCCAGAGCccatcaaagttgactcACCTCCGCGTCGTGAACTAGCCAAGCCGGAACTCTCTAGTCCAAGGAAAGCAATAGAACCTCCAGTTTCACTGTCATCACCTCGAGCGAATAAGGCAGTCGAGCCCTCATTGCCATcaccagagaagaagagaaaggaaCCCGTTAGCCGTCCACAGAAAGTAGCAGCGCAACCTGGcacaccagcaccagaaaGCGTCACAACATCGGTGAGAACAGGATCAAAGAGGAAATTTGCCCAAGACGAATCAGAAAATGCTCCACCTCGACAAACGGCGAATGAGAACACTGTACCACGATGTACAGCGGACAAAGTCTCCATTCGAGAGAAGGCTGGCGGcaaaacattgaaagagCTTGCACATATAAGGAAGGAGGCCCGTGAGAAGCAAGTGACTACTGGCACTGGACGTAAACCACTGGCTTCCAAGAGTACGAATGACGATATCAGCTCCCCTCGGAAGAATTCCAGGCCTGTTGTAAGGGATGAGGTCGCTGTGGCTAAAGCAgagatggccaagccaaaggtTGTCAAAGAAAGATCAAAGTCCAAGGCGAAGTTAGATTCTGCGACAAAGGTTACTTTAGCTCCAGTTACTGAAATTGTCCCTCCGACCACAACAACAGTTACCAGCGAACTCGCCTTGCCTATCCCAGAGCCCGCCTTGATGTCACCAAACTCGCCAGAACCGGCATCTGTTGGGGATGCTCAACGGGGCGACACACCTCCTCCTGCCGATATCTCCTCCAGTGGGGAGACTGCGCGAGGAAGCAGAAGGAATAGGACAACCATCAGCTACGCAGAGCCCAATCTCAGAGATAAGATGAGGCGACCAACGAAGGAACTCTTTGATGCGGTGGCAGGAGAAGGGAAATACGCAAGAAGAGCGAGCCAATGTGATCAGCCAACATCCGATGGACCCAAGATTAAGCGTGAATCCGATGCGGGAGATTCTCTGGGACGCATTCCTTGTGCGACCAGTGAATCGGGGGCGCCAGAGCCTGGCAGCATTCCGGCTAGCCCTCTGGCGAAAAAGAGTTCAAATCAAGATGATGTTCCTGCGGCAGTCAGTACCGAACGTCGGCGTCGGACATCCGCCCAAAGCAGAGCTGCCGAGTTTGCAGCAGATCTCAGCATGGAAGGGGATGAAAACGAAAACGGCGACGTTGATATCTACGAATTTTCCAGCTCGTCACCGcaacatgatgacgacgCGCCTGCGGAAACAACGAGAACTACACGCCGCCGCGGAGGAGCAAATACTCGACGGCGATCGGCGGCTGTTGATAGCGAAGAGAGCGGTACTGCCAAGGAGCGAAGTGTTTCTCGGCGGCGAAGTATGATGGTCTAA
- a CDS encoding DASH complex subunit Dad2 (similar to Metarhizium robertsii ARSEF 23 XP_007817930.1) gives MSYPTRSLSSHMRAPSSASAASQSPALLARIEEKKTELQSLRELRDLSAAVANQMEALEQKLTTLSDGTEAIAAVMGNWHNVLRAINMASTKLAKPAGDTSTQNVPESNDSLPQTLVRIPTEHAPTLQAQADAIEAAAAEGDSTAST, from the exons ATGTCATATCCTACGAGATCCCTTTCGTCGCATATGCGAGCCCCTAGCTCGGCGTCCGCAGCATCACAATCGCCGGCTCTGCTTGCACGAAttgaagaaaagaagacagAACTTCAGAGCTTGAGAGAACTCCGAGACTTGAGTGCAGCTGTCGCAAACCAGATGGAGGCATTGGAACAGAAACTGACGACGCTTTCCGATGGTACTGAGG CAATCGCGGCCGTCATGGGTAACTGGCATAATGTGCTACGAGCTAtcaacatggcatcca CAAAATTGGCAAAGCCGGCAGGCGACACTTCGACACAAAATGTTCCCGAATCGAACGACTCGCTTCCCCAGACCTTGGTGCGAATACCGACGGAACATGCGCCAACATTACAAGCTCAGGCTGATGCTATTGAAGCAGCGGCTGCGGAGGGCGACTCGACTGCCAGCACATGA